A segment of the Synergistaceae bacterium genome:
TACGCGCCATTCAGGAAGAAGCCAGCGGAAATGAGCCGGAAGAATTTATGCCCATGACAGACGACACGGACGACTCATTTTCTGACGAGGCCGACGAGACTGACGCGCCGGAAGAAAACGAATCCACAGAGCCGGGCGGATATACTCCCAGACGCATAAGGGGACGGGGGCGCGAAATGATTCAGCACCCGAAACCGAAATATACGTATGCTATGCTGTCGTCAAAGAACGCCGCGGACTTACGCAGGCTCGCCAAAGAACTCGACATAAACATACCCGCATCAATCCGCAAAGATGACCTAATCATAACGATACTCAAAGCGCAGGCCGAGAGCATGAATTACCGTTTCGGGGGCGGGACTCTTGAGATTCTCCCGGAGAATTTCGGCTTCCTCCGTCCCAAAGGAATGCTTCCGACTGACAGCGATGTGTATCTCTCATCGTCCCAGATTCGCAGGTTCGGACTCCGCAACGGCGATGTAATTTGGGGATTAATTCGGCCTCCCAGGGATCAGGAACACTACGAGGCGTTATTGAGAGTTGAGACGGTGAATTTTTCTGACCCGGAACACTCGCGAAGGCGGCCAATGTTCGCACAGCTTACGCCGATTTTCCCGGATCACAGACTCAGCCTAGAGTATGACCCGAAAGACCTCGCCACAAGGCTTGTTGACATGTTCGCGCCTATCGGACTCGGTCAGAGGGCTTTGCTTGTGTCGCCCCCGAAAGCCGGAAAAACTACCCTCCTAAAGCGAATCGCAAAGGCAATCACGGCAAATTCACCCGACATAATATTGATGGCGTTGCTGATTGACGAGAGGCCAGAAGAAGTTACCGACATTTCCCGCTCAATAGACGGAGAAGTGATAGCGTCAACGTTTGACCGTCCCGCCGATGAGCATATAAGGGTCGCGAATCTTGCGCTTGAGAAGGCAAAAAGACTCGTCGAGGCAAGAAGGGATGTTGTCATTCTGCTGGACTCTATCACGAGGCTTGCGAGAGCGTCAAACCTTACTGTGCCTCCTTCAGGGCGGACTCTTTCGGGCGGTCTTGACCCTTCCGGGCTGTATTTCCCAAAAAGATTTTTCGGGGCGGCGCGAAACTTTGAGGAAGGCGGGAGCTTAACGATAATCGGCACGGCTCTGACTGATACAGGCTCAAGAATGGATGATGTAATCTACGAGGAGTTCAAAGGCACCGGGAACATGGAGCTTCATTTGTCGCGGAAATTGTCGGAGCAGAGAATTTTTCCGGCGATAGACATCACAAAATCAGGGACTCGCCGCGAGGAGTTATTGATACCTGATGACGAACTCAAAAGGTTATGGATACTCCGAAAACGCATAGCGGGAGTCGATGAGGCCGGAGCATTGAATCTCATCATGGACAAATTACGGCAGACGGAGACAAACGCCGAATTTCTGAACTCGATAAAACTGGCGTAAAATAGTCCCGCAGAAAATTTCAGGAGGCGTAAATTTTGAACAGCGAAATATTATCCTCAGTATCAAAACTTGAAGGCTTGATGGTAAGCACACTTTCACGGCTTTGCAGCTTCCCGGCAATTTCCCCGCACAACGGCGGAAAAGGCGAGGACGCTAAAATTCTTGAGCTTGCCAAAATAATCGATGAGCTTAGACTCAAAGATATAACGCTCAGGGTTGAATATGTTGACGATGACAAAGCCCCATCCGGCAGGCGGCCTTCACTCTTCCTCGAATGCCCCGGCAAAAAGTCTCAAAGGCTGTGCATACTCTCACATATTGATGTCGTCCCTGAAGGTGATTTGTCCGCGTGGACTCTTGACCCCTTCAAGCCTGAAGTCAGGGGAACGAGATTATACGGGCGGGGCGTGAGCGACAACGGAATGTGCCTTGTGTCATCGCTTTTTGCGCTGAAGGCTCTTCAGGACGCGGGAATTACCCCGGAATACTCAATACTTCTTGCGTTTGTTGCTGACGAGGAAATGGGAAGCCATTACGGCCTCGAACAGCTCATAGAGCGCGACATTTTCCGGGCTGATGATTTAGTCCTAGTGCCTGACTCCGGGAATGACGCGGGCGACTTCATAGAGATCGCAGAAAAATCCGTACTCCGTCTGAAATTCACCGTAACAGGAAAGCAGGTACATGCCGCATATCCCAATCACGGAATAAACGCCTGCCGTGCCGCCAACATGCTCGCGCATGAAGTTGATGATGCACTTCACGCGAAATTCACGCAGGAAAATCCGCTGTATGATGTCCCGTTCTCCACGTTTGAGCCGACAAGGAGGGGTGCGAATGTCCCGGCGGTCAATATTGTTCCGGGCCGGGAAGTTTTCGAGTTCGACTGCCGAATACTGCCGGAAATCTCACTTGATGATGTTATCGCGGTCGTGAATGAAATTGTTGCTGACGTTGAGACCCGGACGGGGGCAAAAATCGCGCTTGCGATTGACAGATCAGACGCTGCCGAGCCTACGAGGGCTGAGTCTGAGATTTGCCGACTGCTGATGAAGAGCGTGAAAAATGTGCTGGGTATTGAGCCTTCAGCCGGGGGAATCGGCGGGGGGACTTTCGCGGTTTTCTTCAGGAAGAAAGGAATCCCGGCGGTTGTGTGGTCTCAGGAGTGCGACGGAGTAGCGCACCAGCCTGACGAGTATACAGAGATTGCCTACATTGTGAACAACGCAAAAGTTTTCGCGCTAATGATGGCGGGGGAGTGAAAATATATCCCCCGTCGGCAAAATTGGCGGGGGTTTCTGCTATGATTTCGAGGGTTGCTGAATCCATACTGCGGCGGCCTCGTTCAGCGGAAGTTTCACGGTCTCATGCGAAATAACGCAGGTGAAAATATCGCGGTCGTTGTCGGTTAATCTCACTTCCGCGCCAATCGCCAATCCCTTTTTCGCAAGCTCCTTCCTCAAAGGCTCGTCAGCAGTAATCCTCAGCACAGCCCCTTCCGCGCCTGGGTCGCATACTGTCAGCGGAACAGGCACAATCAGCACGGGCTTCTCAATCGCCAGGAATATTTCATCAACCCACGGCTGATGCTCCGCCCTTGCCTTTCGGAAATACTCAAGCAGCGCATACAGCCTTTCTTCTGTTACGGGGTCAATGTAGTGTTCCATTGAGCAGGCCATTTCGGACGAGTGATCGCGGTCAAGTCCGAGAAGCTCATGAAAGAACGCTCTGAAGCCCTCGTGCCTGTGGAAGACCGTCATTCCACGCCTGCGCCCCGCGTCTGTCAGGTGTAAATTGCCGTAGCGTTCATGCTTTACGAGTTCGAGATCTACGAGCTTCTGAACGGTTGCGGTTACGGTGCCTTTTGTGATTTTGAGACGGTCGGCGAGGTCTGTTACTGTGATTTTCCGGCCTGTGCTTTCGAGGAGAAACAGCTCCTCTAAATAGTCCTCGATTCTTGGAGACAGCATAGAGATTTCACCTCAAATTTTCGTGAATACTGACATTATACACGACTACAACGAGGCGTAATCCTCATGAATTGAGGCGGCCTGCTTTATGTTAAACTGCTTTCTGACATCTGCGGTTTCCCTGCTGAAGTAGGCTAAATGCTCCTCTATTGTCATGTCTTTAATCTCCTCCCCAAGCTGCCGGCGTATTGCGTCAACCTCAGCT
Coding sequences within it:
- the rho gene encoding transcription termination factor Rho; the encoded protein is MIQHPKPKYTYAMLSSKNAADLRRLAKELDINIPASIRKDDLIITILKAQAESMNYRFGGGTLEILPENFGFLRPKGMLPTDSDVYLSSSQIRRFGLRNGDVIWGLIRPPRDQEHYEALLRVETVNFSDPEHSRRRPMFAQLTPIFPDHRLSLEYDPKDLATRLVDMFAPIGLGQRALLVSPPKAGKTTLLKRIAKAITANSPDIILMALLIDERPEEVTDISRSIDGEVIASTFDRPADEHIRVANLALEKAKRLVEARRDVVILLDSITRLARASNLTVPPSGRTLSGGLDPSGLYFPKRFFGAARNFEEGGSLTIIGTALTDTGSRMDDVIYEEFKGTGNMELHLSRKLSEQRIFPAIDITKSGTRREELLIPDDELKRLWILRKRIAGVDEAGALNLIMDKLRQTETNAEFLNSIKLA
- a CDS encoding M20 family metallo-hydrolase encodes the protein MNSEILSSVSKLEGLMVSTLSRLCSFPAISPHNGGKGEDAKILELAKIIDELRLKDITLRVEYVDDDKAPSGRRPSLFLECPGKKSQRLCILSHIDVVPEGDLSAWTLDPFKPEVRGTRLYGRGVSDNGMCLVSSLFALKALQDAGITPEYSILLAFVADEEMGSHYGLEQLIERDIFRADDLVLVPDSGNDAGDFIEIAEKSVLRLKFTVTGKQVHAAYPNHGINACRAANMLAHEVDDALHAKFTQENPLYDVPFSTFEPTRRGANVPAVNIVPGREVFEFDCRILPEISLDDVIAVVNEIVADVETRTGAKIALAIDRSDAAEPTRAESEICRLLMKSVKNVLGIEPSAGGIGGGTFAVFFRKKGIPAVVWSQECDGVAHQPDEYTEIAYIVNNAKVFALMMAGE
- a CDS encoding metal-dependent transcriptional regulator; the protein is MLSPRIEDYLEELFLLESTGRKITVTDLADRLKITKGTVTATVQKLVDLELVKHERYGNLHLTDAGRRRGMTVFHRHEGFRAFFHELLGLDRDHSSEMACSMEHYIDPVTEERLYALLEYFRKARAEHQPWVDEIFLAIEKPVLIVPVPLTVCDPGAEGAVLRITADEPLRKELAKKGLAIGAEVRLTDNDRDIFTCVISHETVKLPLNEAAAVWIQQPSKS